One genomic window of Moorella glycerini includes the following:
- the gcvT gene encoding glycine cleavage system aminomethyltransferase GcvT encodes MAELKKTPLYEEHIAAGARMVEFSGWLMPVQYTGIIEEHQQVRNCAGLFDVSHMGEIVIKGPEAFNLVQKLITNDAARATGDRVIYSPMCYPDGGVVDDLLVYPRGESEYLLVVNAGNIDKDFAWIRENTAGLKVEVSNISPATAQLAIQGPLALAILQPLTNVELAPLGYYRWTRGRVLGVDCLISRTGYTGEDGFEIYFNADNAPAMWHQLLAAGREAGLVLAGLGARDTLRLEAAMPLYGHELGPAISPLEAGLGRFVCLEKGEFNGRAALAAQKEAGIKRRLVGLAMVDRGIPRPGYPVLAGGREIGYVTSGSYAPTLGKNIALALVAAGTVSAGAEVEVSIRSRLHRAVVVDLPFYRRTKK; translated from the coding sequence GTGGCGGAGTTAAAAAAGACACCTCTGTATGAAGAACATATAGCTGCCGGGGCCAGGATGGTGGAATTCAGCGGCTGGCTGATGCCCGTCCAGTACACCGGCATTATCGAAGAACACCAGCAGGTGCGTAACTGTGCCGGGCTCTTCGATGTTTCCCATATGGGCGAGATTGTCATTAAAGGACCGGAAGCCTTTAACCTGGTCCAAAAATTAATCACCAACGATGCCGCCCGGGCTACCGGCGACCGGGTGATTTACAGTCCCATGTGTTACCCGGACGGGGGTGTTGTCGACGACCTCCTGGTCTATCCCCGGGGGGAAAGCGAGTACCTGCTGGTAGTTAACGCCGGCAATATCGATAAGGACTTTGCCTGGATCCGGGAGAACACCGCCGGCCTGAAAGTGGAGGTAAGCAATATTTCCCCGGCCACGGCCCAGCTGGCCATCCAGGGCCCCCTGGCCCTGGCCATCCTCCAACCCCTGACAAATGTGGAACTTGCGCCCCTGGGCTACTATCGCTGGACCAGGGGCCGGGTGCTGGGGGTGGATTGCCTGATTTCGCGCACCGGTTATACGGGGGAAGACGGTTTTGAGATCTATTTTAATGCTGACAACGCCCCCGCCATGTGGCACCAGCTCCTGGCCGCAGGCCGGGAAGCGGGCCTGGTGCTGGCCGGGCTGGGGGCCCGGGATACCCTGCGCCTCGAAGCAGCCATGCCCCTGTACGGCCATGAGCTGGGCCCGGCTATCAGTCCCCTGGAGGCCGGCCTGGGCCGCTTCGTCTGCCTGGAGAAGGGTGAATTCAACGGCAGGGCAGCCCTGGCGGCGCAAAAAGAAGCCGGCATCAAACGCCGGCTGGTAGGCCTGGCCATGGTCGACCGGGGCATCCCGCGGCCGGGGTACCCCGTCCTGGCGGGTGGCCGGGAAATAGGTTATGTTACTTCCGGTTCCTATGCCCCCACTTTAGGGAAAAATATTGCCCTGGCCCTGGTGGCAGCAGGAACTGTTAGTGCCGGCGCCGAAGTAGAGGTGAGCATCCGCAGCCGCCTGCACCGCGCCGTGGTGGTGGATCTCCCCTTCTACCGCCGGACCAAAAAGTAA
- a CDS encoding AbrB/MazE/SpoVT family DNA-binding domain-containing protein yields the protein MFRAKLTSKGQVTIPVAVRRKLSLQPGDDLLFDISTDGEVKLRALKRKPLTELYAALPASRPYPGTAKVREEVAGEMARQILPKEK from the coding sequence ATGTTTAGAGCGAAATTAACAAGTAAGGGACAGGTCACCATACCTGTAGCTGTCCGCCGCAAATTAAGCCTCCAACCTGGAGACGATCTTTTATTTGATATCAGTACGGATGGAGAGGTTAAACTCCGGGCGTTAAAGCGGAAACCTTTAACCGAACTTTATGCGGCCTTACCTGCGTCAAGACCCTATCCCGGTACGGCTAAGGTTCGCGAAGAGGTGGCTGGTGAAATGGCCCGGCAAATCCTGCCAAAGGAGAAATAG
- a CDS encoding PIN domain-containing protein, whose amino-acid sequence MVYLWIDANVILRFITGDPPEMAAKTLKLMARAEKGDIGLRVSPLVLAETVWVLSSFYKYPKKEIAENLISFICADGIYPENQALLIQALKDMADKNVDFADAYLAALAGNQEEAICSFDVDFQKLGARWVMPPG is encoded by the coding sequence ATGGTTTATTTGTGGATTGACGCTAATGTTATTCTGCGTTTTATCACTGGTGATCCACCCGAAATGGCTGCCAAAACCCTGAAACTCATGGCCCGTGCTGAAAAAGGGGACATCGGTCTAAGGGTGTCCCCCCTGGTGTTAGCCGAAACCGTCTGGGTGCTGTCCTCTTTTTATAAATACCCGAAAAAGGAGATTGCTGAAAATCTGATCTCCTTTATCTGTGCTGACGGCATTTACCCGGAAAACCAGGCTTTACTTATCCAGGCCCTGAAAGATATGGCTGATAAAAATGTCGATTTTGCGGATGCTTACCTGGCTGCCTTAGCTGGCAACCAGGAAGAAGCTATCTGTTCATTCGATGTTGATTTTCAGAAATTAGGCGCTAGATGGGTTATGCCGCCAGGTTGA